Proteins from one bacterium genomic window:
- the cdaA gene encoding diadenylate cyclase CdaA, protein MELFHIGFLQFRLIDLIDVLVVSYIFYRMFLLVKGTRSAHIVAGLMLVGVLAFLALWFQLRGVSWLFTNLATVGFIVLVVVFQPELRGALAQIGQSRLFRSLLRIQDSTSMDEVIRGVERLTELGWGGLIVIERDVGLRNIAETGKFVNSKVSAELLVTIFTPHSPLHDGAVIIRGENINAAACTLPLTLNEEYADLFGMRHKAAVGITEVSDAIAIVVSEETRQISLAHGGRLYRNIPLDKLSENVSALMSS, encoded by the coding sequence GTGGAACTGTTCCACATCGGTTTTCTTCAGTTCCGTCTCATCGACCTCATCGATGTGCTGGTGGTGTCGTACATCTTTTACCGGATGTTCCTGCTGGTCAAGGGGACACGTTCGGCGCACATCGTGGCGGGTCTCATGCTCGTCGGTGTGCTTGCCTTTCTGGCGCTCTGGTTTCAGTTGCGCGGCGTGAGTTGGCTGTTCACCAACCTGGCGACTGTGGGCTTCATCGTGTTGGTGGTGGTGTTCCAGCCGGAATTGCGCGGCGCGCTGGCGCAGATCGGCCAGTCGCGCCTCTTCCGGTCGCTGTTGCGCATTCAGGACAGCACCTCGATGGACGAGGTCATCCGCGGGGTGGAGCGGCTGACCGAACTGGGATGGGGCGGGCTGATTGTGATCGAACGCGATGTTGGGTTGCGCAACATCGCCGAGACTGGCAAGTTCGTCAATTCCAAGGTCTCGGCCGAACTGCTGGTCACCATCTTTACGCCGCATTCGCCGCTGCACGATGGCGCGGTCATCATCCGTGGCGAGAACATCAACGCGGCCGCCTGCACGCTGCCGTTGACGCTCAACGAGGAGTACGCCGACCTCTTCGGCATGCGCCACAAGGCCGCGGTGGGAATCACTGAAGTCTCCGACGCGATCGCCATCGTCGTTTCGGAGGAGACCCGCCAGATCTCGCTGGCGCACGGCGGACGCCTGTACCGCAACATCCCGTTGGATAAGTTAAGCGAGAACGTGTCCGCGCTGATGTCGTCGTAG
- the obgE gene encoding GTPase ObgE, translated as MQFVDEVIVRISAGRGGAGCVSFRREKFVPKGGPDGGDGGKGGDVVAEVDPNLATLLDLRYKKHIRARNGEHGSGALRAGAGGADAIIRVPPGTLIFDQEEGRLLAELIHPGERAIIARGGAGGKGNAHFKTATRQAPRRAQSGMPGESRLIKIELRLIADVGLVGYPNAGKSTFLKAVSAAEPKIAAYPFTTLQPQLGVVERHDFRTYTVADLPGLIDGAHEGKGLGFRFLRHIQRTRVLLFVLDITADSPGDDLAHLLAELQAYDPLLLEKPRRVVLNKIDLLPGGSVDLADYPFADFAISAMTGRGIEPVLQSLDQLLLPGEVVTRPGAE; from the coding sequence ATGCAATTCGTCGATGAAGTCATTGTGCGCATCAGCGCCGGTCGCGGCGGGGCCGGCTGTGTGTCGTTTCGCCGCGAGAAATTCGTGCCGAAAGGCGGGCCCGACGGCGGCGACGGCGGCAAGGGCGGGGATGTGGTCGCCGAAGTCGATCCCAACCTGGCCACTTTGTTGGATTTGCGATACAAGAAACACATCCGCGCCAGGAACGGCGAGCACGGTTCCGGTGCCCTGCGCGCCGGCGCCGGGGGCGCCGACGCCATCATCCGCGTGCCCCCCGGCACCCTGATCTTCGATCAGGAAGAGGGGCGCCTGCTGGCCGAACTGATTCATCCGGGCGAGCGGGCGATCATCGCGCGGGGCGGCGCCGGCGGCAAGGGCAACGCCCACTTCAAGACCGCCACACGGCAGGCGCCGCGCCGCGCCCAGTCGGGCATGCCCGGCGAGTCGCGGCTGATCAAAATCGAACTCCGTCTGATCGCCGATGTCGGCCTGGTCGGCTACCCCAACGCGGGGAAATCCACCTTCCTGAAAGCCGTCTCGGCCGCCGAGCCGAAGATCGCCGCCTATCCTTTCACCACCCTCCAGCCGCAGTTGGGTGTGGTCGAGCGCCACGACTTCCGTACTTACACCGTGGCCGATTTGCCCGGACTGATCGATGGCGCGCATGAGGGAAAGGGACTTGGCTTCCGCTTCCTCCGCCACATCCAACGCACACGCGTCTTGCTGTTCGTCCTGGATATCACAGCCGATTCTCCGGGCGACGATCTGGCGCACCTGCTTGCGGAACTGCAGGCGTACGACCCCCTGCTGCTGGAAAAGCCGCGTCGGGTCGTACTCAATAAGATCGACCTGCTGCCGGGAGGATCGGTTGATCTGGCCGATTACCCGTTCGCCGACTTTGCCATCTCCGCCATGACCGGGCGCGGCATCGAGCCGGTCCTGCAATCGCTTGACCAGTTGCTATTGCCCGGCGAAGTTGTGACGCGGCCGGGCGCAGAATGA
- the folP gene encoding dihydropteroate synthase, whose protein sequence is MPDSLWPAGPSPWIMGILNVTPDSFSDGGQFIDPVHAVEQARRMIEEGADIIDVGGESTRPGAQSVPAKAQIERVVPVIQAIRRFWDGPISIDTTRAQAAEAALDAGASWINDISALRDDPAMAVLAARRGCPTVLMHMLGTPRDMQSAPHYDDVVGEVCGFLADRARTADAIGIARDRLILDPGIGFGKTLEHNLALLRHLPRLTSLGYPVLIGASRKSFIGHLTGAAVDNRLPGSLAAALAAVDAGAAIVRVHDVAATRQALTVHAALRPR, encoded by the coding sequence ATGCCCGACTCCCTCTGGCCCGCCGGTCCATCCCCTTGGATCATGGGGATATTGAATGTTACGCCCGACTCGTTCTCTGACGGCGGCCAGTTTATCGACCCCGTCCATGCGGTCGAGCAGGCGCGGCGGATGATCGAAGAGGGCGCCGACATCATCGACGTCGGCGGGGAATCGACCCGCCCCGGCGCGCAGTCGGTGCCCGCGAAGGCGCAAATCGAGCGTGTGGTGCCCGTAATCCAGGCGATTCGTCGCTTCTGGGACGGGCCGATCTCCATCGATACCACCCGCGCGCAGGCCGCCGAAGCCGCGCTCGACGCCGGGGCAAGCTGGATCAACGACATCTCGGCGTTGCGTGATGATCCAGCGATGGCCGTCCTCGCCGCGCGCCGCGGCTGCCCGACGGTGCTCATGCACATGCTCGGCACGCCGCGCGACATGCAGAGTGCGCCCCACTATGATGACGTGGTCGGGGAGGTCTGCGGCTTCCTCGCCGACCGGGCGCGCACCGCCGATGCGATCGGGATCGCGCGCGACAGGCTCATCCTGGATCCGGGCATCGGTTTCGGCAAGACGCTCGAACACAACCTGGCCCTTTTGCGACACCTTCCGCGCCTGACCTCGCTGGGTTATCCGGTGCTGATCGGGGCCTCGCGCAAATCGTTCATCGGCCATCTGACCGGCGCCGCGGTGGACAACCGCCTGCCCGGCTCGCTGGCGGCCGCGCTGGCTGCCGTGGATGCCGGCGCGGCGATCGTGCGCGTTCATGATGTGGCCGCCACCCGTCAGGCATTGACGGTGCACGCTGCCCTCCGGCCTCGCTGA